Proteins from one Brockia lithotrophica genomic window:
- a CDS encoding Glycosyltransferase: MDRGRKVSFRHLFRLTDRTGLLEHAHKLLPRRKEGYTADDNARALWAALAWSRELPEGELRSALLERAEIYLAFLEWVSLPNGRFHNNVTYDGRPEEESPSDDLHGRVLWALAWAERSFPQRPHRKLATELLEHALGPVQRGEIRALRGMAYTLAALAYRGIRSAEERRAFDEMLAEFRSAFAAHARDEWTWFEPRLTYSNALLPWGLLAAYEVTGDREIRDIALASLDFLIRTMTDARRGIVRPVGNRGWGEPGKIARFDQQPVDVWKLAMAAEKAYALTRNPLYRETFARAAAWFTGANDLGVPLVDEEEGAAYDGLTPTGPNENAGAEATLSYLMTAYYAIRMAALTGRHFVLSPQGESVFFAEVEQVGRRAL; encoded by the coding sequence ATGGATAGGGGTCGAAAGGTTTCCTTTCGCCACCTGTTCCGCCTGACGGACCGCACCGGACTTCTGGAGCACGCCCACAAGCTCCTCCCGCGCCGGAAAGAGGGGTATACGGCAGACGACAACGCCCGCGCCCTCTGGGCGGCGCTCGCGTGGAGCCGCGAACTCCCCGAAGGAGAACTTCGGAGCGCCCTCCTCGAACGGGCGGAAATCTACCTCGCGTTTCTCGAGTGGGTGAGCTTGCCCAACGGCCGCTTCCACAACAACGTCACCTACGACGGCCGTCCGGAAGAGGAATCTCCTTCCGACGACCTACACGGCCGCGTCCTCTGGGCGCTCGCATGGGCGGAGCGGAGTTTTCCCCAGCGGCCGCACAGAAAGCTGGCCACCGAACTTCTCGAGCACGCGTTAGGGCCCGTACAGCGGGGGGAAATCCGTGCCCTCCGGGGAATGGCGTACACCCTGGCCGCCCTCGCCTACCGCGGGATCCGAAGCGCCGAAGAGCGCCGCGCCTTCGACGAAATGCTCGCCGAATTCCGCTCGGCCTTTGCAGCACACGCCCGGGACGAGTGGACGTGGTTCGAGCCGCGGCTCACGTACTCCAACGCCCTTCTCCCGTGGGGGCTTCTGGCGGCGTACGAAGTCACCGGGGATCGGGAGATCCGCGACATCGCCCTCGCCTCGCTCGACTTTTTGATCCGCACGATGACCGACGCCCGCCGCGGAATCGTCCGCCCCGTCGGCAACCGCGGTTGGGGAGAACCGGGTAAGATCGCCCGCTTCGATCAGCAACCCGTGGACGTCTGGAAACTCGCCATGGCGGCGGAAAAGGCGTACGCGCTCACGCGCAATCCCCTCTACCGGGAGACGTTTGCGCGCGCGGCGGCCTGGTTCACGGGGGCCAACGACCTCGGCGTCCCCCTCGTCGACGAAGAGGAAGGCGCCGCTTACGACGGCCTCACGCCGACCGGACCCAACGAAAACGCCGGCGCGGAGGCGACGCTCTCCTACCTCATGACCGCCTACTACGCCATCCGAATGGCCGCCCTCACGGGCCGGCACTTCGTCCTCTCCCCGCAAGGCGAAAGCGTCTTCTTCGCCGAGGTCGAGCAGGTGGGACGTCGGGCCTTGTGA
- a CDS encoding Glycosyltransferase — MHVAHALKRAEELGLDLLHNHMNYLPLPFTPLVSVPVLTTLHGAALLEADSRFLYRRYPHLPYVSISYAERQGAPELRYVANVYNGIDLADFTFVERPGSYLLFLGRLSPVKGPDLAIEVARRTGFPLKLAGPVPPEDREFFEAKIRPHVNGRSIEYVGEVGPRERDRLLGGALALLHLVRAPEPFGLVMVEAMATGTPVIGMARGSVPEVVEDGVTGFVVEDLEGAVRAVPRVAGLRRAEARRRVEERFTLDHMIEGYVRAYETVLAEQGER; from the coding sequence ATGCACGTCGCCCATGCCCTAAAGCGCGCCGAAGAGCTGGGGCTCGACCTCCTCCACAACCACATGAACTACCTCCCCCTCCCCTTTACCCCGCTCGTCTCGGTCCCCGTTCTTACGACGCTGCACGGCGCCGCCCTCCTGGAGGCGGACTCGCGCTTTCTCTACCGACGCTACCCTCACCTCCCCTACGTCTCCATCAGCTACGCGGAACGCCAGGGTGCGCCGGAGCTCCGGTACGTAGCCAACGTCTACAACGGAATCGACCTCGCGGACTTCACCTTCGTCGAACGGCCGGGTTCCTACCTCCTCTTCCTCGGGCGCTTGAGCCCCGTGAAAGGTCCCGACCTGGCCATCGAGGTCGCCCGCCGCACGGGTTTCCCCCTCAAGCTCGCGGGTCCCGTTCCCCCCGAAGACCGCGAGTTCTTCGAAGCAAAAATCCGCCCGCACGTGAACGGGCGGTCGATCGAATACGTAGGAGAAGTCGGTCCGCGCGAACGCGACCGCCTCCTCGGCGGCGCCCTGGCGCTCTTGCACCTCGTGCGGGCTCCCGAGCCCTTCGGCCTCGTGATGGTCGAGGCGATGGCCACGGGCACGCCCGTGATCGGGATGGCCAGGGGCTCCGTGCCCGAAGTCGTCGAGGACGGCGTGACGGGCTTCGTCGTGGAAGACCTCGAAGGGGCCGTGCGGGCCGTGCCGCGCGTCGCCGGGCTCCGCCGCGCGGAAGCGCGTCGGCGCGTAGAGGAACGCTTTACCCTCGACCACATGATCGAGGGGTACGTGCGGGCGTACGAAACGGTGCTCGCAGAACAAGGCGAACGATAA
- a CDS encoding Holliday junction DNA helicase RuvB — MYGGWREMDGAASSWEEGAVFSAASVGREDSAEALRPAALDDYIGQREVVSNLRVFLAAARRRGEPLDHVLFYGPPGLGKTTLAHIIAREMGAELVATSGPVLERPGDLAAILSGLQEGDVLFIDEIHRIPRPVEEILYGAMEQFTLDIVLGKGPGARTFRLDLPRFTLVGATTRLGLLGAPLRDRFGVLFRLDYYAEDELAHIVLRAASRLGVEVREEAAAEIARRARGTPRIALRLLRRVRDFAEVEGDGRISHAVACRALDRLRVDPAGLDPLDRRFLLTLIDVFGGGPAGLDALAAALGEDKGTLEEVYEPYLLGRGFLARTPRGRVALPRAYAHLGRPLPGEREGVRG; from the coding sequence GTGTACGGGGGTTGGAGGGAGATGGACGGGGCGGCGTCTTCCTGGGAGGAAGGAGCGGTGTTTTCCGCCGCATCGGTGGGACGGGAAGATTCGGCGGAAGCCTTGCGTCCCGCAGCCCTCGACGATTACATCGGCCAGAGGGAAGTGGTCAGCAACCTGCGCGTGTTCCTCGCTGCCGCTAGGCGGCGCGGCGAGCCCCTCGACCACGTCCTCTTTTACGGTCCGCCAGGTCTCGGAAAGACGACGCTCGCCCACATCATCGCCCGCGAGATGGGGGCGGAGCTCGTGGCCACCTCCGGCCCCGTACTCGAGCGCCCCGGCGACCTGGCGGCCATCCTTTCCGGGCTTCAGGAAGGGGACGTACTCTTCATCGACGAGATCCACCGGATTCCCCGCCCCGTGGAGGAGATCCTCTACGGGGCGATGGAACAGTTTACCCTGGACATCGTCCTCGGGAAGGGACCCGGAGCGCGCACCTTCCGCCTCGACCTCCCGCGTTTCACCCTCGTCGGGGCGACGACCCGCCTGGGCCTCTTGGGGGCGCCGCTGCGGGACCGCTTCGGCGTCCTCTTTCGCCTCGACTACTACGCGGAGGACGAGCTCGCGCACATCGTCCTCCGGGCGGCCTCACGCCTCGGGGTGGAAGTGAGGGAGGAGGCGGCGGCGGAGATCGCCCGCCGCGCGCGCGGTACGCCGCGCATCGCCCTGCGCCTCCTCCGGCGCGTGCGCGACTTTGCCGAAGTGGAGGGGGACGGGAGGATTTCCCATGCCGTCGCTTGCCGCGCACTCGACCGCCTGCGGGTGGATCCGGCGGGGCTCGACCCCCTCGACCGGCGCTTTCTCCTCACGCTGATCGACGTCTTTGGCGGCGGCCCGGCGGGACTCGATGCCCTCGCCGCCGCCCTCGGAGAGGACAAGGGTACGCTCGAGGAAGTATACGAACCCTATCTTTTGGGCCGGGGCTTTCTCGCCCGCACGCCGCGCGGACGGGTGGCCCTTCCCCGGGCGTATGCCCACCTCGGGCGCCCCCTTCCCGGAGAAAGAGAAGGAGTCAGGGGGTGA